GTACGAAGGCCGAGTCCGGCCATCCCAGGCCGCGCGACGCCGGTGCGCAGCAGGTTATGCAACAACGGAGAATCGCCGCGGCGCGGATCGAGTTCGAATCCCAGACTGCTGATCACGCATTGCACGGCTTGTATAGAGTGTTCCCCGTTAACTTCCCGCAGCGTCACCTCCAGCGCTGCGGAGGTAGCGCGGTGCGGAGGTAGCGCGGATTTCTCCGATTCCGCCCTTGTTGATCGTCAGGCGTCCGGTATTTTTAAGAGCATGCAATTGTAGCGCGACTTCGGGTGCGATGCGATGGCGATGCGCATCCCAGTACGAACGCGCATGGCGCAGAAAACGCTGGCGCTCAAGTATGGTTAGTCCGCGCCAAAGCGCCTGAGCCTGATGGCGCGCCGCGTCCATGCGCCATTGCCACGGCCGGCCCGCCCGCCGGTCTTCCTCCACGCTGCCGCGTAATTCGCGCACCAACGCGCGTAGGCCAACGCTGGTCAACGGCTCGCAGCACCCGTGATTGTCGCTGTGCGCCTGGGGAATGAGGCCATGACGGGACACGGCGTGGATATGTCCGCGATGATCGTGACGTTCAAGGGTTAACAACGCATCTACCATCGAAAGACCCGTGCCAACGATCAGCACATCGGCGTCTGGACGCGGCGGCCGGCTCTGTAAATCCCAGGCGTGCACGACGCGCGCGTCCGGAGAGCGCAAGCCGGGGAAGCCGCCCGTGCGACGCGGCGTGTTCCCCACCGCCAGTATTACCAGCGGGGCGAAGAGGCAGCGGCCATCGGATAGCCCGATGCTCCACAGGCCGCGCTCAACTTGCTCGCAATACATCGCCGAGTACCGAAGATGGGTGAACGTGGCGCCCGCTTGGTTGACGGCGACGTTCAGCTCTTGGCCTACGTAGTCGCCGAACCAGCCACGTGGGGTGAAACTGTTTTCGTCCACGCGGGGCGCGGTGTCCTTGTTTTCAGAGCGGGCTTGCGCGCGGGCCTGTGCCCAGCGTGTGTAATGATCGTCGTCATCGTTACGCAGGCTCATGTGTTTCGCTCGCGTGTTTAGCAGGTGGCAGCTCAGACGCGTGGCGTACGCCACACCGCGGCCCAGCCGTACGCTTGGTTCGATGATCGCCAGCCGCGGCGGCGATGCCCGCCGCAGCAGGTGGATCGCGGCGACAACGCCGGCATAGCCGCCACCGATAATCACTACGTCGTAATGTGGCGCGCGCGCGGCGCGGCCGCCCCGCTGGGGCAAATGCAACGACGCTTCACTACTCATGAGTTCGCTCCCTGATTTATGGATACGCGCGCTACAACTTGCCGATCAGCACCTCGGTGGCCTTGAACAAGGCCACCGCTTCGTCGCCGATCTGCAAATCTACGCCGCGGATCGAGCTGGAGGTGACCACCGCGGTGATGATACCGATAGGTGTTTCCACCTCGACCTCCGACACCACCGGGACGTCGTTAATGCGCACCACGGTGCCGCGAAACTGGTTACGTGTGTTTACGGTAATAGTCATGACTGACTCCTCTTGTGACTAAGCGGGTGCGTGTCAGCGCACCCTTAAATGAGCGATTCGGATCGATGACAGACGATCAACGGCCTTCGCTGAAGATGCCCCGTCGTCGAAGTGTTTGGTCTGTGCTTCGTCCCAGCCGCCAAAGTCGTCGATGGTGACCAGCGGGATCTCCTTGAACTGATCCTTGTACTGGGCGGCGACTTGCTTATTACGCGGACGGTAATAGTGCTTGCCAGCGATTTCCTGACCTTCGTTGGTATACAGATACTTGAGATAGGCGGTGGCCACCTCGCGCGTGCCGCGAGCGTCCACTACATCGTCAACCACCGACACAGGCGGTTCGGCGAGGATGGACTGCGAGGGATAGACGATCTCGAACTGACCCGGCCCCAGCTCCTCGATGGCGAGAAACGCTTCGTTCTCCCAGGACAGGAACACGTCGCCGATGCCACGCTGTACGAAAGTCGTCGTGCTGCCGCGCGCGCCGGAGTCCAGTACTGGAACGTTCTGGAAGAGCTTG
The Gammaproteobacteria bacterium DNA segment above includes these coding regions:
- a CDS encoding TOBE domain-containing protein, coding for MTITVNTRNQFRGTVVRINDVPVVSEVEVETPIGIITAVVTSSSIRGVDLQIGDEAVALFKATEVLIGKL
- a CDS encoding FAD/NAD(P)-binding protein, with product MSSEASLHLPQRGGRAARAPHYDVVIIGGGYAGVVAAIHLLRRASPPRLAIIEPSVRLGRGVAYATRLSCHLLNTRAKHMSLRNDDDDHYTRWAQARAQARSENKDTAPRVDENSFTPRGWFGDYVGQELNVAVNQAGATFTHLRYSAMYCEQVERGLWSIGLSDGRCLFAPLVILAVGNTPRRTGGFPGLRSPDARVVHAWDLQSRPPRPDADVLIVGTGLSMVDALLTLERHDHRGHIHAVSRHGLIPQAHSDNHGCCEPLTSVGLRALVRELRGSVEEDRRAGRPWQWRMDAARHQAQALWRGLTILERQRFLRHARSYWDAHRHRIAPEVALQLHALKNTGRLTINKGGIGEIRATSAPRYLRSAGGDAAGS